A window of the Vibrio fluvialis genome harbors these coding sequences:
- a CDS encoding DUF3466 family protein, which translates to MKPMSSNTFKLTFITAAILSSTSASAALYQVVEVTPATTSSYVSAYGVAIQPGTATDGSSDLSKGCFDSGATNCSEDDFTLAGETRLKETNAGEAVDGLSFREEAPFGMDNAFIYIQDSDDFENYCDAQLLYATCETWASIRWNLWSNEISGVSTTNSIAFTGSSTTGSSVDESYNVVVNSLDDSGDPIGIKLAQGDVSSYRRNTVDALADNITTSSYLQSRAWKTDGTYTVGSVSTSVSNTNGTYYSSKAAMWSSDGLVQVAWPSNTQVYNNSTIAQGSFRDFVIDDDADETIYAVGYNSFYSNRNYMEASISKVAKADFATPSNWSTVGVTNAKVYSDGGTSGDHIYSNTRLTSVNSNLIAIGEAKRQGGAPSNGAAANRLFVVSDVSASSPSATFLSGGIFFDGAGGKAGAINNYNEIVGQIDAESTREASGKPRRKRGFIYPYNGTGTDSDRREVFNNQGWWLDNLTNGGTYSSHNNQYRIIDATDINDAGVISATALKCDGGYDTTAYNATCGNGNQDETTVAVKLVPIPGASSDDISSRGTDETAAERKGAGVGLWMLAVLGFLGFRRK; encoded by the coding sequence ATGAAACCAATGAGTAGTAACACTTTTAAACTGACCTTTATTACCGCCGCGATCTTATCGTCGACTTCCGCGTCAGCAGCTTTATATCAGGTGGTGGAAGTTACCCCAGCAACGACAAGCAGTTATGTAAGCGCATATGGTGTAGCGATTCAACCAGGCACTGCTACTGATGGTAGCAGTGATTTGTCAAAAGGTTGTTTTGATTCTGGTGCGACCAACTGTAGTGAAGATGATTTTACGCTCGCTGGTGAGACCCGGCTAAAAGAAACGAATGCAGGTGAGGCTGTAGATGGTTTGAGTTTTCGTGAAGAAGCGCCTTTCGGAATGGATAACGCCTTCATCTATATTCAGGATTCGGATGATTTCGAAAATTATTGTGATGCTCAGTTACTTTATGCCACATGTGAGACGTGGGCTTCGATACGTTGGAATCTTTGGAGTAATGAGATCTCAGGTGTTTCGACTACCAACTCAATTGCCTTCACTGGCTCTTCGACTACTGGTTCTTCTGTAGACGAAAGTTACAACGTGGTAGTAAACAGTCTCGATGATTCAGGTGATCCGATTGGTATAAAACTGGCTCAAGGTGATGTTTCTAGTTATCGCCGTAATACTGTAGATGCTTTAGCGGATAACATTACAACTAGCAGCTATCTGCAATCTCGTGCTTGGAAAACGGATGGTACTTATACCGTAGGTAGTGTCTCTACTTCTGTATCGAATACGAATGGTACCTATTATTCATCAAAAGCGGCAATGTGGAGCAGTGATGGTTTAGTTCAGGTGGCATGGCCGAGCAATACACAAGTTTACAACAATAGTACTATTGCTCAGGGCAGCTTCCGTGATTTTGTCATCGATGATGATGCCGATGAGACCATTTATGCTGTGGGCTACAATAGTTTTTATAGCAATCGTAACTATATGGAAGCCAGCATATCTAAGGTTGCTAAAGCTGATTTTGCTACGCCGTCTAACTGGAGTACGGTAGGGGTAACCAATGCAAAAGTTTATTCGGATGGCGGAACCAGTGGTGATCACATCTATTCAAACACTCGTTTAACATCGGTTAACAGTAACTTAATTGCAATCGGCGAAGCAAAACGTCAAGGTGGCGCTCCATCAAACGGTGCAGCAGCAAACCGTTTGTTTGTCGTTTCAGATGTTTCGGCTTCTTCACCATCTGCCACATTCCTGTCTGGTGGTATTTTCTTTGATGGCGCTGGTGGTAAAGCCGGTGCGATTAACAACTACAACGAAATCGTCGGTCAGATTGATGCCGAATCGACACGTGAAGCGAGTGGTAAGCCTCGCCGTAAACGTGGTTTCATCTATCCATACAACGGCACTGGGACCGATTCTGATCGCCGAGAGGTGTTTAATAATCAAGGTTGGTGGTTGGATAATCTGACGAACGGTGGCACTTACTCAAGCCACAACAACCAATACCGTATCATTGATGCAACGGACATCAATGACGCTGGTGTGATTTCTGCGACTGCGCTCAAGTGTGATGGTGGATACGATACAACTGCGTACAATGCAACGTGTGGTAATGGCAACCAAGATGAAACGACTGTTGCGGTTAAGTTGGTTCCTATACCAGGGGCGAGTAGTGACGATATTTCATCGCGAGGCACAGATGAAACCGCAGCTGAACGAAAAGGTGCTGGCGTAGGCTTATGGATGCTTGCTGTACTAGGTTTTCTAGGGTTCCGTAGAAAATAG
- a CDS encoding ABC transporter ATP-binding protein — protein sequence MALITIHNGLLAFGDHPLLDHADFALQENERVCLVGRNGAGKSTLMKVLAGETIMDDGKMQVMQDVVVSRLEQDPPRDQEGNVYDYVAGGLKEVGQQLKIYQDLLDLVAVEPTEANIKRLSAIQEQLEHAGAWRFEDRIKNVLSALKLDGHTKLTDLSGGWQRKAALARALVCDPDVLLLDEPTNHLDVTTIEWLEGFLKDFRGSIIFISHDRAFIKSMATRIVDLDRGKLNSFPGNYDKYLVEKEEQLRVEDMQNAEFDKKLAQEEVWIRQGIKARRTRNEGRVRALKKLREERSERREVQGKVNLQIDDAARSGKIVFEAENLQYSIDGKSIVKDFSFNIMRGDRIALVGPNGCGKSTLLKLLLGELQPDSGRLHCGTKLEVAYFDQYREMLDPEKSVIDNLADGKQEVTIGGRQRHALSYLQDFLFAPKRARTPVKALSGGEKNRLLLARIFLKSNNLLVLDEPTNDLDIETLELLEDLLANYQGTLLLVSHDREFVDNTVTSSWIFEGDGVIEEFVGGYHDAQQQRQQVLQSRNAEKVVKAEKVVEESPKTASSKAKSKKLSYKLQRELETLPVKLEELEAEIEALQEQVNSPDFFGQPVEATQPILDKLAATEQELEIAFERWEELEAMQQES from the coding sequence ATGGCATTAATTACCATCCATAACGGGTTACTGGCATTTGGTGATCACCCATTGCTGGACCATGCAGATTTTGCGCTGCAGGAAAATGAACGCGTCTGTCTTGTTGGCCGCAATGGCGCGGGCAAATCGACATTGATGAAAGTGCTGGCGGGTGAAACCATCATGGACGATGGCAAAATGCAGGTTATGCAGGATGTTGTCGTTTCGCGCCTGGAGCAGGACCCGCCTCGCGATCAGGAAGGTAACGTTTACGACTATGTCGCTGGTGGCCTAAAAGAAGTCGGTCAGCAACTGAAGATCTATCAGGATCTGTTGGATCTGGTGGCGGTAGAGCCGACAGAAGCCAATATAAAGCGTTTATCTGCGATTCAAGAACAACTTGAGCATGCTGGCGCGTGGCGTTTCGAAGACAGAATCAAGAATGTTCTGAGTGCTCTGAAGCTTGATGGCCATACGAAACTGACGGATTTATCAGGTGGCTGGCAGCGTAAAGCGGCTCTGGCGCGCGCCTTGGTCTGTGATCCGGACGTATTGCTGCTGGATGAACCAACCAACCACCTGGACGTTACGACCATTGAGTGGCTGGAAGGTTTTCTGAAAGATTTCCGTGGTTCTATCATCTTTATTTCCCACGACCGTGCCTTTATCAAATCAATGGCGACGCGTATTGTTGATTTGGATCGCGGCAAGCTGAACTCGTTCCCGGGCAACTACGATAAATATCTGGTCGAGAAAGAGGAGCAGCTTCGCGTTGAAGACATGCAGAATGCCGAGTTTGATAAGAAACTGGCTCAGGAAGAGGTTTGGATCCGTCAGGGAATCAAAGCTCGACGTACTCGCAATGAAGGCCGCGTACGAGCGCTTAAAAAGCTGCGTGAAGAGCGTAGCGAGCGTCGTGAAGTGCAAGGTAAAGTGAATCTGCAAATCGATGACGCGGCTCGTTCAGGCAAGATCGTCTTTGAGGCGGAGAATCTGCAGTATTCCATCGATGGTAAATCTATTGTTAAAGATTTCAGCTTTAACATCATGCGTGGCGATCGTATCGCGCTGGTTGGCCCTAACGGCTGTGGTAAGAGTACATTGCTGAAACTGCTGCTTGGTGAGCTTCAACCGGATTCGGGCCGTCTGCATTGCGGAACCAAACTGGAAGTGGCGTACTTTGACCAGTATCGTGAAATGCTGGATCCGGAAAAATCGGTCATTGATAACCTGGCAGATGGTAAGCAAGAGGTTACGATTGGAGGTCGTCAGCGTCATGCGCTGAGTTACCTGCAGGATTTCCTTTTTGCTCCCAAACGTGCTCGTACGCCAGTTAAGGCTCTGTCTGGTGGTGAGAAAAACCGTCTGCTTTTAGCGCGTATTTTCCTGAAATCGAACAACCTATTGGTGCTCGATGAACCAACTAACGATTTAGATATCGAAACCTTGGAACTTTTGGAAGATTTGCTTGCCAATTACCAAGGCACGTTATTGTTGGTAAGCCACGACCGTGAGTTTGTTGATAATACCGTAACATCGAGTTGGATATTTGAAGGCGACGGTGTCATTGAAGAGTTTGTTGGAGGCTATCACGATGCCCAGCAACAGCGTCAGCAGGTTCTGCAGTCCCGTAATGCCGAAAAAGTAGTCAAAGCAGAGAAAGTGGTTGAGGAATCTCCCAAAACCGCGTCTTCTAAGGCTAAGTCTAAGAAGTTATCTTATAAACTTCAGCGCGAGCTGGAAACTCTGCCTGTCAAACTCGAAGAATTAGAAGCTGAGATTGAAGCTCTGCAGGAACAGGTGAATAGCCCGGACTTTTTTGGTCAGCCTGTAGAAGCAACACAACCCATTTTAGACAAGTTAGCTGCAACAGAGCAGGAGCTTGAAATTGCATTCGAGCGCTGGGAAGAGCTTGAAGCAATGCAACAGGAAAGTTAA
- the rlmKL gene encoding bifunctional 23S rRNA (guanine(2069)-N(7))-methyltransferase RlmK/23S rRNA (guanine(2445)-N(2))-methyltransferase RlmL: protein MNQYLAVTSNGLENLLVEELTNLGIVDAKPVQAGVKFKATNEQIYRCCLWSRLASRFVRVVAEFNCQNDMDLYLSATAINWVNHFHSTKKFVVDFNGTNREIRNSQYGAMKVKDAVVDCFEKKNLPRPSISKDHPDLRIHVRLHNDKALLGIDMVGGGLHMRGYRPESGKAPLRETLAAAIVMRSGWNESKSLLDPMCGSGTLLIEAAMMAANIAPGLKREKWGFQALEDFDEELWATIKSEANVQARRGAKKVDAKFYGFDNDSRVVQVAKDNARRAGVSDLIEFTVGDAAKLVRPTGFENGVIICNPPYGERLGTHPGLIALYTAFGAQLKAQFGGCQASIFSSSDELLACLRMRAEKQFKLNNGALPCHQKNYSIAVRAESELAGDRQESLVAPDFSNRLKKNMGKIGKWAKREGLDCYRIYDADLPEYNVAIDIYLDHLVIQEYAAPKSIPEETAKRRLTDIIRAAIQVTGVDANKVVLKVREKKKGASQYQKLGQQSETMYAQEYGVKLIVNLFDYLDTGLFLDHKLTRRRLGQMAKGQDFLNLFAYTGSATVHAACGGAKSTTTVDMSKTYLDWAKENMALNAQVGRQHQYVQADCLQWLEKATGQYDLIFIDPPTFSNSKRMEQSFDVQRDHIQLMTNLKRILRPEGTIVFSNNKRHFKMDMDQMEALGLQAQNISSQTLPLDFERNKHIHNCWIVTHKN from the coding sequence ATGAATCAGTATCTAGCGGTTACCTCAAACGGTCTTGAGAACCTATTAGTCGAAGAATTAACAAATTTAGGGATTGTCGATGCCAAGCCTGTACAGGCAGGGGTGAAATTTAAAGCAACCAACGAGCAGATTTACCGTTGTTGCTTGTGGAGCCGCCTTGCTTCTCGATTCGTACGTGTGGTTGCCGAGTTTAACTGTCAGAACGACATGGATTTGTACCTGTCAGCGACAGCCATCAATTGGGTAAATCATTTCCACAGTACTAAAAAGTTTGTGGTCGACTTTAATGGTACCAACCGCGAAATTCGCAATAGCCAATATGGCGCAATGAAAGTTAAAGATGCGGTAGTGGACTGTTTTGAAAAGAAAAATCTACCACGCCCGTCGATCAGTAAAGATCATCCAGATCTTCGTATCCATGTGCGTCTACACAATGACAAAGCACTTCTAGGCATCGATATGGTTGGTGGTGGCCTACACATGCGCGGCTATCGCCCAGAGTCGGGCAAAGCGCCACTGCGTGAAACACTGGCTGCTGCGATTGTTATGCGCAGTGGTTGGAATGAGTCTAAATCTCTGCTCGATCCAATGTGTGGCTCCGGTACGCTATTGATTGAAGCTGCCATGATGGCGGCTAATATTGCCCCTGGTTTGAAGCGCGAGAAGTGGGGCTTCCAAGCGCTGGAAGACTTCGATGAAGAGCTGTGGGCGACCATTAAATCTGAGGCGAATGTACAGGCCAGAAGAGGCGCCAAAAAAGTTGACGCTAAGTTTTATGGCTTTGACAACGATTCTCGAGTGGTTCAGGTTGCTAAAGATAACGCGCGTCGTGCTGGTGTAAGTGATTTGATTGAGTTCACAGTCGGTGATGCAGCAAAACTGGTGCGTCCTACAGGCTTTGAGAACGGCGTGATCATCTGTAACCCGCCATACGGTGAGCGTTTAGGTACGCATCCTGGTCTCATCGCGCTATACACCGCTTTTGGCGCCCAGTTGAAGGCGCAGTTTGGTGGTTGCCAAGCTTCTATCTTCTCCAGCTCTGATGAGCTGCTTGCGTGTTTACGCATGCGTGCTGAAAAGCAGTTCAAATTGAACAACGGTGCGTTACCGTGTCACCAAAAGAACTACAGTATTGCCGTTCGAGCAGAATCGGAGCTAGCAGGAGACCGCCAGGAATCGTTAGTTGCTCCTGATTTCTCTAACCGTCTTAAGAAAAACATGGGCAAGATCGGTAAATGGGCTAAACGCGAAGGATTGGATTGTTACCGCATTTATGATGCCGATTTACCGGAATACAATGTTGCCATCGACATTTATCTCGATCATCTGGTAATTCAGGAATATGCAGCTCCGAAAAGTATTCCTGAAGAGACGGCAAAACGCCGCCTGACTGACATCATTCGTGCTGCAATTCAGGTGACGGGTGTTGATGCTAACAAAGTCGTGCTGAAAGTTCGTGAGAAGAAGAAAGGGGCCTCTCAATATCAGAAGCTTGGCCAACAATCAGAAACCATGTATGCCCAAGAATACGGTGTAAAACTGATTGTTAACCTTTTTGATTATCTTGATACCGGCCTGTTTTTAGATCACAAGTTGACTCGTCGCCGCTTGGGCCAAATGGCGAAAGGCCAGGATTTCCTGAACTTGTTTGCTTACACAGGTTCTGCCACCGTGCACGCAGCTTGTGGCGGTGCAAAATCGACGACTACCGTGGATATGTCTAAAACCTATCTGGATTGGGCAAAAGAGAATATGGCACTCAATGCTCAGGTGGGTCGTCAGCACCAGTACGTGCAAGCAGACTGTCTTCAGTGGCTAGAGAAGGCGACTGGTCAGTATGATTTGATCTTTATTGACCCACCGACGTTCTCGAATTCAAAGCGCATGGAACAGTCTTTTGATGTTCAGCGCGACCATATCCAGTTGATGACGAACCTGAAGCGTATTTTGCGTCCAGAGGGCACGATTGTGTTCTCAAATAACAAACGTCACTTCAAGATGGATATGGATCAGATGGAGGCGCTGGGTCTTCAGGCTCAGAATATTTCATCTCAGACACTGCCTCTCGATTTCGAGCGTAACAAACACATTCACAACTGCTGGATCGTGACGCACAAAAACTAA
- a CDS encoding glutaredoxin family protein: MITLYSTEGCHLCEMAYDLLKQVKLVQQVNVVDIAFDDQLFSRYGVTIPVLSYQNSELNWPFDINELTQWLENNGINYHP, encoded by the coding sequence GTGATAACTCTCTACAGCACGGAAGGCTGTCATTTATGTGAAATGGCCTATGACTTGCTTAAACAAGTTAAATTAGTTCAACAGGTTAACGTCGTCGACATTGCGTTCGACGACCAACTGTTTTCTCGTTACGGGGTCACAATCCCTGTACTTTCCTATCAGAACTCTGAACTGAATTGGCCTTTTGATATCAACGAATTAACTCAATGGTTAGAAAATAATGGCATTAATTACCATCCATAA
- a CDS encoding cell division protein ZapC — MLKPSDKWSWYYSDSEGYLMLDLGEEMVFRTNLSRNLLVDCAFSDNHFTVDDASDYQTYKERISCLDMSEPRRVELALYCVAAKRFHKPVQPKSWFFDYQGGDVAPEEGDIVSLVNSFNQGYFIVLEVGDNASLCALVDLEAFVLNGSKSLDFGQVIKVMHDRMANANHILVSEPMALVG, encoded by the coding sequence ATGCTTAAACCAAGTGACAAATGGAGTTGGTACTACTCAGATAGCGAAGGCTATTTGATGCTAGACCTGGGCGAGGAGATGGTGTTTCGCACGAATCTCAGCCGCAACCTTTTAGTCGATTGCGCCTTTTCTGACAATCACTTCACTGTTGACGATGCGTCTGACTACCAAACCTACAAAGAACGAATCAGCTGCCTGGATATGAGTGAGCCGCGCAGAGTTGAGCTGGCGCTGTATTGTGTAGCGGCAAAACGCTTTCACAAACCAGTTCAGCCCAAGAGTTGGTTCTTTGATTATCAGGGCGGGGATGTCGCTCCGGAAGAGGGTGACATTGTCAGTCTCGTGAATAGTTTCAACCAAGGATACTTTATTGTGCTTGAAGTGGGCGATAACGCTAGCTTGTGCGCTTTGGTTGATCTCGAGGCATTTGTGCTGAATGGATCTAAGTCACTCGATTTTGGTCAGGTGATTAAGGTGATGCATGATCGCATGGCCAACGCTAATCATATTCTGGTATCAGAGCCAATGGCTTTGGTCGGTTAA
- the pyrD gene encoding quinone-dependent dihydroorotate dehydrogenase, with product MLYRLARAGFFQLDAEKAHELAIQNFKRFTGTPLDLFYRQHLPNRPVECMGLTFKNPVGLAAGLDKNGECIDAFGAMGFGFVEVGTVTPRPQPGNDKPRLFRLIPAEGIINRMGFNNEGVDHLIENVKKANYDGIIGINIGKNKDTPIEKGADDYLICMDKVYPYAGYIAVNISSPNTPGLRTLQYGEALDELLAALKERQAELTEKHNKYVPLALKIAPDLSDDEIKQICQSLLKNKIDGVIATNTTLDRSLVEGMKNANEAGGLSGRPLQSRSTEVIKCLYQELGDEIPIIGVGGIDSYVAAKEKLMAGAKLVQVYSGFIYHGPKLVSDIVKNL from the coding sequence ATGCTTTACCGCTTAGCCAGAGCTGGCTTTTTTCAACTGGATGCTGAAAAGGCGCATGAACTCGCCATTCAAAACTTCAAACGTTTCACTGGTACTCCTCTCGATCTCTTCTATCGTCAACACCTTCCAAACCGTCCTGTAGAATGCATGGGACTCACATTCAAAAACCCTGTTGGTTTGGCCGCTGGTCTGGACAAAAATGGTGAATGTATCGATGCGTTTGGCGCAATGGGTTTTGGCTTCGTAGAAGTAGGGACGGTGACTCCTCGTCCACAACCGGGCAATGACAAACCGCGTCTTTTCCGTCTTATCCCAGCAGAAGGTATTATCAACCGCATGGGATTCAACAATGAAGGTGTTGATCACCTGATTGAGAATGTTAAGAAGGCGAACTACGACGGTATCATCGGGATTAACATCGGTAAGAACAAAGATACACCGATTGAAAAAGGTGCGGATGATTACCTGATTTGTATGGATAAGGTATATCCATATGCCGGTTACATTGCGGTGAATATTTCATCACCAAACACCCCAGGGCTGAGAACGCTGCAATACGGTGAGGCACTGGATGAGCTTCTGGCTGCGCTGAAAGAAAGACAAGCGGAACTGACTGAAAAACATAACAAGTATGTACCGTTGGCTCTGAAGATCGCACCGGATCTTAGCGATGATGAGATCAAACAGATCTGCCAGTCACTACTGAAGAATAAGATTGATGGTGTTATCGCAACGAACACCACACTGGATCGCTCTTTGGTGGAAGGTATGAAAAATGCCAACGAAGCGGGTGGGCTGAGTGGTCGTCCGTTACAATCTCGCAGTACTGAAGTGATCAAGTGTCTGTATCAGGAGCTGGGTGATGAGATCCCAATCATTGGTGTCGGTGGTATTGACTCTTATGTTGCGGCGAAAGAGAAACTGATGGCTGGCGCGAAGTTAGTACAGGTATACAGCGGTTTTATCTACCACGGTCCGAAACTGGTCAGTGATATCGTCAAAAATCTATAA